The following are from one region of the Pelagibius sp. CAU 1746 genome:
- a CDS encoding NADP-dependent malic enzyme has translation MKKDRITDQEALELHACGRPGKFEIQATKPLTTQRDLSLAYSPGVAAPCLKIYEDETKAFDYTAKGNIVAIVSNGTAVLGLGDLGAQAAKPVMEGKAVLFKRFADVDGIDLEVDTRDVEEFVNCVRFLGKSWGGVNLEDIKAPECFIIEARLKELMDIPVFHDDQHGTAIITTAGFINALALTGRNIAEVKVVINGAGAAGIACAELIKAMGVPHDRVLLCDTRGVIYEGRGEGMNQWKSAHAVKTEARTLEDAFKGADVCMGLSAKGAFTPEMITSMAEQPIIFAMANPDPEITPEEVAELRGDAIVATGRSDYPNQINNVLGFPYIFRGALDVRASAINMEMKIAAAEALAELAREDVPDEVARAYDSKTLRYGRNYIIPAPFDPRLIVAVPKAVAEAAMKSGVARKPIEDLKAYEQQLSARLDPTASSLQRIFDKVEKNPKRVVFAEGEEERTIRAALAFQQAGYGTPVLVGREERVLETMKSIGLESSSLEIHNARLSKNNARYVDFLYERLGRQGKLRRDCQRMANQNRNVFAACMVACGEADAMVTGLTRSFGVAYQDIRRAISPKSKRRVIGLSILVMRGRSIFIADTSVHELPDGEQLADIAMQAAAAARALGHEPRVALLSYSNFGNPWHPSAQRIRDAVQLLDLREPDFEYDGEMQANVALNYSLMQEMYPVCRLSGPANVLVMPGLHSANITAKLMQQSGGGTVIGPILMGLEKPAQVVQLGATVNDLVTAAALAAYEAEAGD, from the coding sequence ATGAAGAAGGACCGCATTACGGATCAGGAAGCCTTGGAGCTGCATGCCTGCGGCCGGCCCGGCAAGTTCGAGATCCAGGCCACCAAACCGCTGACCACCCAGCGCGACCTGTCGCTGGCCTACTCGCCCGGCGTCGCCGCGCCCTGCCTGAAGATCTACGAGGACGAGACCAAGGCCTTCGACTACACGGCCAAGGGCAACATCGTCGCCATCGTGTCCAACGGCACCGCGGTGCTGGGCCTGGGCGACCTGGGCGCCCAGGCGGCCAAGCCGGTGATGGAGGGCAAGGCGGTCCTCTTCAAGCGCTTCGCCGACGTCGACGGCATCGACCTGGAAGTCGACACCCGCGACGTCGAGGAGTTCGTCAACTGCGTGCGCTTCCTCGGCAAGTCCTGGGGCGGCGTGAACCTGGAGGACATCAAGGCCCCGGAGTGCTTCATCATCGAGGCGCGCCTGAAGGAGCTGATGGACATCCCGGTGTTCCACGACGACCAGCACGGCACCGCCATCATCACTACCGCCGGCTTCATCAACGCCCTGGCCCTGACCGGGCGCAACATCGCCGAGGTCAAAGTGGTGATCAACGGCGCCGGGGCGGCCGGCATCGCCTGCGCCGAGCTGATCAAGGCCATGGGCGTGCCGCACGACCGGGTGCTGCTCTGCGACACCCGCGGCGTCATCTACGAAGGGCGCGGCGAGGGCATGAACCAGTGGAAATCGGCGCACGCGGTGAAGACCGAGGCGCGCACCTTGGAGGACGCCTTCAAGGGCGCCGACGTCTGCATGGGCCTCTCGGCGAAGGGCGCCTTCACGCCGGAGATGATCACCTCCATGGCCGAGCAGCCGATCATCTTCGCCATGGCCAACCCGGACCCGGAGATCACCCCGGAAGAGGTGGCCGAGCTGCGCGGCGACGCCATCGTCGCCACCGGACGCTCCGACTACCCCAACCAGATCAATAACGTCCTGGGTTTCCCCTACATCTTTCGCGGGGCGCTGGACGTGCGCGCCTCGGCCATCAACATGGAGATGAAGATCGCCGCCGCCGAGGCCCTGGCCGAGCTGGCCCGCGAGGACGTGCCCGACGAAGTGGCCCGCGCCTACGACAGCAAGACGCTGCGCTACGGCCGCAACTACATCATCCCGGCGCCCTTCGACCCGCGCCTCATCGTCGCCGTGCCCAAGGCGGTCGCCGAGGCGGCCATGAAAAGCGGCGTGGCGCGCAAGCCGATCGAGGACCTGAAGGCCTACGAGCAGCAGCTCTCGGCGCGCCTCGACCCCACGGCCTCCAGCCTGCAGCGCATCTTCGACAAGGTCGAGAAGAACCCCAAGCGTGTGGTCTTCGCCGAGGGCGAGGAGGAGCGCACCATCCGCGCGGCCCTGGCCTTCCAGCAGGCCGGCTACGGCACGCCGGTACTGGTCGGGCGCGAGGAGCGCGTGCTGGAGACCATGAAGTCGATCGGCCTGGAGAGCTCCAGCCTGGAAATCCACAACGCGCGCCTGTCCAAGAACAACGCGCGCTACGTCGACTTCCTCTACGAACGTCTCGGGCGCCAGGGCAAGCTGCGCCGCGACTGCCAGCGCATGGCCAACCAGAACCGCAACGTCTTCGCCGCCTGCATGGTGGCCTGCGGCGAGGCCGACGCCATGGTCACCGGCCTGACCCGCAGCTTCGGCGTCGCCTACCAGGACATCCGCCGCGCCATCTCGCCCAAGTCCAAGCGCCGGGTCATCGGCCTGTCGATCCTGGTGATGCGCGGGCGCTCCATCTTCATCGCCGACACCTCGGTGCATGAACTGCCCGACGGCGAGCAGCTGGCCGACATCGCCATGCAGGCCGCCGCCGCGGCGCGCGCCCTAGGCCACGAGCCGCGCGTGGCGCTGCTGTCCTATTCCAACTTCGGCAACCCCTGGCACCCTTCGGCCCAGCGCATCCGCGACGCGGTGCAGCTGCTCGACCTGCGCGAGCCGGACTTCGAATACGACGGCGAGATGCAGGCCAACGTCGCGCTCAACTATTCCCTGATGCAGGAGATGTATCCCGTCTGCCGCCTCTCCGGGCCGGCCAACGTGCTGGTCATGCCGGGCCTGCACAGCGCCAACATCACCGCCAAGCTGATGCAGCAGAGCGGCGGCGGCACGGTGATCGGGCCGATCCTCATGGGCCTGGAAAAGCCCGCCCAGGTGGTCCAGCTCGGCGCCACGGTGAACGACCTGGTCACCGCCGCGGCCCTGGCGGCCTACGAGGCGGAAGCGGGCGACTAG
- a CDS encoding ATP-binding protein has translation MSEEAPQSGADRTAAAGDSPAAQAAAAPGWGRLPIAAAVLWLPCALVLAALTLLGLLPPLAAGLAAAAALALTMVMLNRHFRRLETLTGYLSRLREAGDDSPLPGAPSGGDLLSPGLAEAIAETAREQRARRRDLKDTMALNAAVLAGLPDPLILVAEDRRVQRLNPAAEALLGHDLARDLAGRDLALGFRNPALLAAVDAVLEGGGQESVEFPIPGKVERAMAARVLRLPGAAGERACVMIALYDLTGIKQSERMRADFVANVSHELRTPLTSLIGFIETLRGPAREDAEARDRFLKIMEEQSHRMSRLVDDLLSLSRIELQEHSAPSSRSDIAQILRSVASTLELEAARRGMRIEIAAGNLPPAIGDRDELTQVFQNLLDNAVKYGDDGTVVHVAARRLAKDGAGERRLGRAGLKISVSNEGEGIGREHIPRLTERFYRVDSRRSRRLGGTGLGLAIVKHIVNRHRGALEIESRPGEGATFSVYLPSAAEAAATLDAPKAS, from the coding sequence ATGAGCGAAGAGGCGCCGCAAAGCGGGGCTGACAGGACGGCGGCCGCAGGCGATAGCCCGGCGGCGCAGGCCGCGGCCGCACCGGGATGGGGCCGCCTGCCGATCGCCGCCGCGGTGCTGTGGCTGCCCTGCGCCCTGGTGCTGGCGGCGCTGACGCTCCTCGGCCTCCTGCCTCCCCTGGCCGCCGGCCTGGCCGCCGCGGCGGCGCTGGCGCTGACAATGGTCATGCTGAACCGCCACTTCCGCCGCCTGGAGACCCTGACCGGCTACCTGAGCCGCCTGCGCGAGGCCGGCGACGACAGCCCCCTGCCGGGTGCGCCCTCGGGCGGCGATCTGCTGTCGCCGGGCTTGGCGGAAGCCATCGCCGAGACCGCCCGCGAGCAGCGCGCAAGACGCCGCGACCTGAAAGACACCATGGCGCTCAACGCCGCGGTGCTGGCCGGCCTGCCGGACCCCTTGATCCTGGTGGCCGAGGACCGCCGGGTGCAGCGCCTCAACCCGGCGGCCGAGGCGCTGCTGGGCCATGACCTGGCCCGGGATCTGGCGGGGCGCGACCTGGCGCTGGGGTTCCGCAACCCGGCGCTGCTGGCCGCCGTCGACGCGGTGCTGGAGGGCGGCGGACAGGAGAGCGTGGAGTTCCCGATCCCCGGCAAGGTCGAGCGCGCCATGGCGGCCAGGGTGCTGCGCCTGCCCGGCGCCGCGGGCGAGCGCGCCTGCGTGATGATCGCGCTCTACGATCTGACCGGGATCAAGCAGAGCGAACGCATGCGCGCCGATTTCGTCGCCAACGTCTCGCACGAACTGCGCACGCCGCTGACCAGCCTGATCGGCTTCATCGAGACCCTGCGCGGCCCGGCCCGCGAAGACGCCGAAGCCAGGGACCGCTTCCTGAAGATCATGGAGGAGCAGTCGCACCGCATGTCGCGGCTGGTGGACGACCTGCTGTCCCTGTCGCGCATCGAACTGCAGGAGCACAGCGCACCCTCGAGCCGGAGCGACATCGCGCAAATCCTGCGCTCCGTCGCCTCGACCCTGGAGCTGGAGGCGGCGCGGCGCGGCATGCGCATCGAGATCGCGGCCGGGAACCTGCCCCCAGCCATCGGCGACCGTGACGAGCTGACCCAGGTGTTCCAGAACCTGCTGGACAACGCGGTGAAGTACGGCGACGACGGCACGGTGGTCCATGTCGCCGCCCGCCGCCTGGCGAAAGACGGGGCCGGGGAGCGGCGGCTGGGCCGCGCCGGGCTGAAGATATCGGTGTCCAACGAGGGCGAGGGCATCGGGCGCGAGCACATCCCGCGCCTGACCGAGCGCTTCTACCGGGTCGATAGCCGGCGCTCGCGCCGCCTGGGCGGCACCGGCCTGGGGCTGGCCATCGTCAAGCACATCGTCAACCGGCACCGCGGGGCGCTGGAAATCGAGAGCCGGCCCGGCGAGGGCGCCACCTTCTCGGTCTATCTGCCCTCGGCGGCGGAAGCCGCGGCGACCCTGGACGCCCCCAAGGCGTCATAA
- a CDS encoding PstS family phosphate ABC transporter substrate-binding protein codes for MIKNKFAVAAVAGLVLTAPALAEARDQIRIVGSSTVFPFSTAVAENFGRSTSFKTPVVESTGSGGGIKLFCAGVGTEHPDITNASRRMKKSEFETCTKNGITVTEVKVGYDGIVMANAKSAPQFDLTKKQIFLALAKQVPVDGKLVANPYTNWNQIDSSLPNEKIEVLGPPPTSGTRDAFVELVMEEAAKEFPEIEALDKAGFKQVAHALREDGAFVEAGENDNLIVQKLEANPVALGIFGFSFLDQNADKLHGSIVEGVAPEFENIASGDYGVSRSLYFYVKQEHAGTIPGIREYVAEFTSEKAWGEDGYLVEKGLIPLPDADRKAMHDAANGFAPLSM; via the coding sequence GTGATCAAGAACAAGTTTGCCGTGGCGGCCGTTGCCGGCCTGGTTTTGACGGCGCCGGCCCTGGCCGAGGCGCGTGACCAGATCCGTATCGTCGGTTCCTCGACGGTGTTCCCCTTCTCCACGGCCGTTGCCGAGAACTTCGGCCGCAGCACCAGCTTCAAGACGCCCGTCGTCGAGAGCACCGGCTCGGGCGGCGGCATAAAGCTGTTCTGCGCCGGCGTCGGCACGGAGCACCCGGACATCACCAACGCCTCGCGGCGCATGAAGAAATCCGAGTTCGAGACCTGCACCAAGAACGGCATCACCGTGACCGAGGTGAAGGTCGGCTACGACGGCATCGTCATGGCGAACGCCAAGTCGGCCCCGCAGTTCGACTTGACCAAGAAGCAGATCTTCCTGGCGCTGGCCAAGCAGGTGCCGGTCGACGGCAAGCTGGTCGCCAACCCCTACACCAACTGGAACCAGATCGACTCCTCGCTGCCGAACGAGAAGATCGAGGTACTGGGCCCGCCGCCGACCAGCGGCACCCGCGACGCCTTCGTCGAGCTGGTGATGGAAGAGGCCGCGAAGGAATTCCCGGAGATCGAGGCCCTCGACAAGGCCGGCTTCAAGCAGGTCGCCCATGCGCTGCGCGAAGACGGCGCCTTCGTCGAGGCCGGCGAGAACGACAACCTGATCGTCCAGAAGCTGGAAGCCAATCCGGTCGCCCTGGGGATCTTCGGCTTCAGCTTCCTGGATCAGAACGCCGACAAGCTGCACGGTTCCATCGTCGAGGGCGTGGCGCCGGAGTTCGAGAACATCGCCTCGGGCGACTACGGCGTTTCCCGCTCGCTCTACTTCTATGTGAAGCAGGAGCATGCCGGCACCATCCCCGGCATCAGGGAATACGTCGCCGAGTTCACCTCGGAAAAGGCCTGGGGCGAAGACGGTTACCTGGTGGAGAAGGGCCTGATCCCGCTGCCGGATGCCGACCGCAAGGCCATGCATGACGCGGCCAACGGCTTCGCGCCGCTGTCCATGTAG
- the pstC gene encoding phosphate ABC transporter permease subunit PstC: MNSFLLIAVLLVLSSAGYAFGRRRARTVSGGHPSTLHSRPQYYGLYVALWCGIPSLLLMAVWLIAEPQVAQWLLVANLPADARDLPADRLSLLITDIENLASGNIVSRDVDPALQAAADSYRSVRQIGNAAMAVAAISLAVLGLTYARRRIAPGLRARNLVERTVSVLMVVASTIAILTTIGIVLSLAFEAYRFFARVPLTEFLFGLNWSPQTALREDQVGSSGAFGAVPLLAGTLMITFIAMCVAVPIGLFSAIYMSEYAPPKVRATVKPMLEILAGVPTVVYGFFAALTVAPFIRNTGEALGLNVSSESALAAGAVMGIMIIPFVSSLSDDVMNAVPRSLRDGAYALGATRSETIKQVIFPAALPGIVGSLLLAMSRAIGETMIVVMAAGLAANLTANPLEAVTTVTVQIVTLLVGDQEFDSAKTLAAFALGLVLFTVTLALNVVALHVVRKYREKYD; the protein is encoded by the coding sequence ATGAATAGCTTTCTTCTCATCGCCGTTCTGCTGGTTCTTTCCTCCGCCGGTTATGCCTTCGGCCGGCGCCGCGCGCGGACGGTCAGCGGCGGCCACCCGTCGACCCTGCATTCCCGCCCGCAGTACTACGGCCTCTACGTCGCCCTGTGGTGCGGCATCCCCAGCCTGCTGCTGATGGCGGTCTGGCTGATCGCCGAGCCGCAGGTCGCCCAGTGGCTGCTGGTCGCAAACCTGCCCGCCGACGCCCGCGACCTGCCGGCCGACCGCCTGTCCCTCTTGATCACCGATATCGAGAACCTGGCCTCCGGCAACATCGTCAGCCGCGACGTCGATCCGGCGCTGCAGGCGGCCGCCGACAGTTACCGGTCGGTGCGCCAGATCGGCAACGCCGCCATGGCGGTCGCCGCCATCTCCCTCGCCGTTCTGGGCCTGACCTACGCACGCCGGCGCATCGCTCCGGGCCTGCGCGCGCGCAACCTGGTCGAGCGCACGGTGTCCGTGCTGATGGTGGTCGCCTCGACCATCGCCATCCTGACCACCATCGGGATCGTGCTGTCGCTGGCCTTCGAGGCCTACCGCTTCTTCGCCCGCGTGCCGCTCACGGAGTTTCTCTTCGGCCTCAACTGGAGCCCGCAGACGGCCCTGCGCGAGGACCAGGTGGGCTCCTCCGGCGCTTTCGGGGCGGTGCCGCTTCTCGCCGGCACCCTGATGATCACTTTCATCGCCATGTGCGTGGCGGTGCCCATCGGCCTCTTCTCCGCCATCTACATGTCCGAGTACGCGCCGCCGAAGGTGCGCGCCACGGTGAAGCCGATGCTGGAGATCCTCGCCGGCGTGCCGACGGTGGTCTACGGCTTCTTCGCCGCCCTGACCGTCGCGCCCTTCATCCGCAATACCGGTGAGGCCCTGGGTCTGAACGTTTCGTCGGAATCGGCGCTGGCCGCCGGCGCGGTGATGGGCATCATGATCATTCCCTTCGTCTCCTCGCTGAGCGACGACGTGATGAACGCCGTGCCGCGTTCCCTGCGCGACGGCGCCTACGCCCTGGGCGCCACCCGCTCGGAGACCATCAAGCAGGTGATCTTTCCGGCGGCCCTGCCGGGCATCGTCGGCAGCCTGCTGCTGGCCATGAGCCGCGCCATCGGCGAGACCATGATCGTGGTCATGGCCGCCGGCCTGGCCGCCAACCTGACCGCCAACCCCCTGGAAGCGGTCACCACGGTCACCGTGCAGATCGTCACGCTGCTGGTCGGCGACCAGGAGTTCGACAGCGCCAAGACCCTGGCCGCCTTCGCCCTGGGCCTGGTGCTCTTCACCGTCACCCTGGCGCTCAACGTGGTCGCACTGCACGTGGTCCGGAAATATCGAGAGAAGTATGACTGA
- the pstA gene encoding phosphate ABC transporter permease PstA gives MTESTMPTLRRADLSEARLKRRYAAERRFRLYGISAIVAALSILGLLIGTIVSNGYTAFQQTYLAIPVHLDAQAIDPQGDRDPQTLHSADYQGLVKQALREMFPEVTGRRDKLKLYGLVSSAAGYDVRDQVVADPALIGTTQTLWMRSSDDVDSLIKGAIDRRLPESDRRVKDNEIRWIESLESRGGVELRFNSAFLTSGDSREPEQAGIWGAVVGSAYTLLVTLLLTFPVGVLSAVYLEEFAPKNRWTDLIEVNINNLAAVPSIIFGLLGLAVFLGTFGLPRSAPLVGGMVLALMTLPTIIIAGRAALKAVPPSIREAALGIGASPLQVVTHHVLPLALPGIMTGTIIGMAQALGETAPLLMIGMVAFIVDVPGGVTDPATVLPVQIYLWADSPERAFMEKTNGAIMVLLAFLIVMNALAVLLRKRFERKW, from the coding sequence ATGACTGAGAGCACGATGCCCACCCTGCGCCGCGCCGATCTTTCGGAAGCGCGCCTGAAGCGGCGCTACGCCGCCGAGCGGCGCTTCCGCCTCTACGGCATTTCGGCCATCGTCGCCGCGCTGAGCATCCTGGGCCTGCTGATCGGCACCATCGTATCGAACGGCTACACCGCCTTTCAGCAGACCTACCTGGCGATCCCCGTTCATCTCGACGCCCAGGCCATCGACCCGCAGGGCGACCGCGACCCGCAAACCCTTCATTCCGCCGACTACCAGGGCCTGGTGAAGCAGGCACTGCGCGAGATGTTCCCCGAGGTGACCGGGCGCCGCGACAAGCTGAAGCTCTACGGCCTGGTGTCCAGCGCCGCGGGCTACGACGTGCGCGACCAGGTGGTGGCCGATCCCGCGCTGATCGGCACCACGCAGACACTGTGGATGCGTTCCTCCGACGACGTCGACAGCCTGATCAAGGGCGCCATCGACCGCCGCTTGCCGGAGAGCGACCGCCGCGTCAAGGACAACGAAATCCGTTGGATCGAGTCCCTGGAGTCGCGCGGCGGGGTCGAGCTGCGGTTCAACAGCGCGTTCCTCACCTCCGGCGACTCGCGCGAACCGGAGCAGGCGGGCATCTGGGGAGCGGTCGTCGGTTCCGCCTACACCCTGCTGGTCACTCTGCTGCTGACTTTTCCGGTGGGCGTGCTCTCGGCGGTCTACCTGGAAGAGTTCGCGCCCAAGAACCGCTGGACCGATTTGATCGAGGTCAACATCAACAACCTGGCCGCGGTGCCCTCGATCATCTTCGGCCTGCTGGGCCTGGCGGTCTTTCTGGGGACCTTCGGCCTGCCGCGCTCGGCGCCGCTGGTGGGCGGCATGGTTCTGGCGCTGATGACCCTGCCGACCATCATCATCGCCGGGCGCGCCGCGCTGAAAGCGGTGCCGCCGTCGATCCGCGAAGCCGCTCTGGGCATCGGCGCCTCGCCGCTGCAGGTGGTCACGCACCACGTGCTGCCGCTCGCGCTGCCCGGCATCATGACCGGCACCATCATCGGCATGGCCCAGGCGCTGGGCGAGACCGCGCCGCTGCTGATGATCGGCATGGTCGCCTTCATCGTGGACGTGCCCGGGGGCGTCACCGATCCGGCGACGGTGCTGCCGGTCCAGATCTATCTTTGGGCGGACTCTCCGGAGCGCGCCTTCATGGAGAAGACCAACGGCGCCATCATGGTGCTGCTGGCCTTCCTTATCGTTATGAACGCCCTGGCCGTTCTGCTGCGCAAGCGCTTCGAACGGAAGTGGTAG
- the pstB gene encoding phosphate ABC transporter ATP-binding protein PstB, with translation MEAVLQSEIPAAAPDGTAKISARGVSVYYGDTKALKDVDLEIGENQVISLIGPSGCGKSTFLRCLNRMNDVIDTCRVEGEITLDDVDIYRSGLDVVQLRARVGMVFQKPNPFPKSIYDNIAYGPRLHGIAETKAELDGIVELSLMKAGLWDEVKDRLQAPGTGLSGGQQQRLCIARAIAVNPEVILMDEPCSALDPIATAKIEELIDELRQNFTIVIVTHSLQQAARVSQRTAFFHLGVLVEVGDTEQLFTNPRDERTQGYITGRFG, from the coding sequence ATGGAAGCAGTTCTCCAATCGGAAATCCCCGCCGCGGCGCCGGACGGCACGGCGAAGATCAGCGCCCGCGGGGTATCGGTCTACTACGGCGACACCAAGGCATTGAAAGACGTCGATCTGGAGATCGGCGAGAACCAGGTCATCTCCCTGATCGGTCCTTCAGGCTGCGGGAAGTCGACCTTCCTGCGCTGCCTCAACCGCATGAACGACGTGATCGACACCTGCCGCGTGGAAGGGGAGATCACCCTGGACGATGTCGACATCTACCGCAGCGGCCTGGACGTGGTGCAGCTGCGCGCGCGCGTCGGCATGGTGTTTCAGAAGCCGAATCCCTTTCCCAAGTCGATTTACGACAATATCGCCTACGGGCCGCGCCTGCACGGCATCGCCGAGACCAAAGCGGAACTGGACGGCATTGTGGAGCTCAGCCTCATGAAGGCCGGGCTCTGGGACGAGGTGAAGGACCGCCTGCAGGCGCCGGGGACCGGCCTGTCCGGCGGCCAGCAGCAGCGCCTTTGCATCGCCCGCGCCATCGCCGTGAACCCGGAAGTGATCCTGATGGACGAGCCCTGCTCGGCCCTGGATCCCATCGCGACGGCGAAGATCGAAGAACTGATCGACGAGCTGCGGCAGAACTTCACCATCGTCATCGTCACCCACTCCTTGCAGCAGGCCGCGCGCGTTTCGCAGCGCACCGCCTTCTTCCATCTGGGCGTCCTGGTCGAGGTCGGGGACACCGAGCAGTTGTTCACCAACCCGCGCGACGAGCGCACCCAGGGCTACATCACCGGCCGCTTCGGCTGA
- the phoU gene encoding phosphate signaling complex protein PhoU: MSANHIVKSFDEELQQLNAIVLRMGGLAEAQMANAIDALARRDSELAQKVVAGDEAIDEMDLELDENAVRTLALRQPMANDLREVISALKISSDLERIGDYAKNVAKRTLALNQLAPHEATRSIPRMAKLVQAIIKDVLDAYANHDPNRAIDVWHRDEEVDEMYTALFRELLTYMMEDPRNITPCTHLLFIAKNIERIGDHATNIAETTHYLTTGKRIQGGRPKNDLSSFQIMNPEDVEEGGTEDGEGA, translated from the coding sequence ATGAGCGCCAACCACATCGTCAAATCCTTCGACGAGGAACTGCAGCAACTCAACGCCATCGTGCTGCGCATGGGCGGTCTCGCCGAGGCCCAGATGGCCAATGCGATCGACGCTCTGGCGCGCCGCGATTCGGAGCTGGCGCAGAAGGTGGTCGCGGGTGACGAGGCCATCGACGAGATGGACCTGGAGCTGGACGAGAACGCGGTGCGCACCCTGGCGCTGCGCCAGCCCATGGCCAACGATCTGCGCGAAGTGATTTCGGCGCTGAAGATTTCGAGCGACCTGGAGCGCATCGGCGACTATGCCAAGAACGTCGCCAAGCGCACCTTGGCCCTCAACCAGCTTGCGCCCCACGAGGCGACGCGCTCCATCCCGCGCATGGCCAAGCTGGTGCAGGCGATCATCAAGGACGTGCTCGACGCCTACGCCAACCACGACCCCAACCGCGCGATCGACGTCTGGCACCGCGACGAAGAGGTCGACGAGATGTACACGGCGCTGTTCCGCGAGCTCCTCACCTACATGATGGAAGACCCGCGCAACATCACGCCCTGCACGCATTTGCTGTTCATTGCCAAGAACATCGAGCGCATCGGCGATCACGCCACTAACATCGCCGAGACGACACACTATCTTACGACCGGAAAGCGCATCCAAGGCGGCCGCCCGAAGAACGACCTCTCCAGTTTCCAGATCATGAATCCGGAAGACGTTGAGGAAGGCGGCACGGAAGACGGGGAGGGCGCATGA
- the phoB gene encoding phosphate regulon transcriptional regulator PhoB has protein sequence MKPLVLIVEDQEALVTMLRYNLESAGFRINTAGDGEEALVAAAEEVPDLILLDWMLPLMSGIEVCRQLRSKSETKRVPIIMLTARGEESDKLRGLDSGCDDYITKPFSPAEMIARVNAVLRRSKPELSSEMLTFEDLAMDLAAHRVKRNGQDIHLGPTEFRLLRHLMQHPGRVFTREQLLDSVWGRDVYVEPRTVDVHIRRLRKALNQSGEEDLIRTVRSAGYSLDRPSA, from the coding sequence ATGAAACCTCTTGTCCTGATCGTCGAGGACCAGGAGGCCCTGGTCACGATGCTGCGCTACAACCTTGAAAGTGCGGGCTTCCGCATAAACACCGCGGGCGACGGCGAGGAGGCCCTTGTGGCGGCCGCCGAAGAGGTGCCGGACCTGATCCTGCTGGACTGGATGCTGCCGCTGATGTCCGGCATCGAGGTTTGCCGGCAGTTGCGCAGCAAATCGGAAACCAAGCGCGTGCCGATCATCATGTTGACGGCGCGCGGCGAGGAGAGCGACAAGCTGCGCGGGCTGGACAGCGGTTGCGACGACTACATCACCAAGCCCTTCTCGCCGGCGGAGATGATCGCACGCGTCAACGCGGTGCTGCGCCGGAGCAAGCCGGAGCTGAGCAGCGAGATGCTGACCTTCGAGGACCTGGCCATGGACCTGGCGGCGCACCGCGTCAAACGCAATGGCCAGGACATCCATCTGGGCCCGACGGAGTTCCGCCTGCTGCGCCACCTGATGCAACACCCCGGTCGCGTCTTCACCCGCGAGCAGCTTCTGGATTCGGTCTGGGGCCGCGACGTCTACGTGGAGCCGCGCACCGTCGACGTCCACATCCGCCGGCTGCGCAAGGCGCTGAACCAAAGCGGCGAGGAGGATCTGATCCGCACCGTGCGCTCGGCCGGCTACTCCCTCGACCGGCCCAGTGCCTGA